The proteins below are encoded in one region of Candidatus Zixiibacteriota bacterium:
- a CDS encoding sigma-70 family RNA polymerase sigma factor encodes MARQSKKYRDEDRSLDLYLREIGETPLINADEEVRLAKRIHEGDQKALEALTKANLRFVVSVAKQYQNQGLSLADLINEGNIGLIKAAKRFDWTRGFKFISYAVWWIRQAILQALAEQSRIVRLPLNRVGTLHKIGKVSSSLEQEYGREPSPEEIANELELSEAEVSDTLKISNSHLSLDAPFSVSEDNSLIDVLEDEFQPAPDEALLDQSLRLEIEKALDTLTPREAEVINLYFGLNHEKPLTLEEIGARFNLTRERVRQIKEKAIRRLRHASRSRSLRAYLT; translated from the coding sequence TTGGCGAGACAGTCCAAGAAGTATCGGGATGAAGATCGATCGCTGGATTTGTATCTGCGCGAAATCGGCGAAACCCCGCTGATTAACGCTGATGAGGAAGTGCGCCTGGCGAAAAGAATTCATGAGGGCGACCAGAAAGCTCTGGAAGCCCTGACCAAGGCCAACTTGCGCTTCGTCGTCAGCGTTGCCAAGCAGTATCAAAACCAGGGTCTGTCGCTGGCGGATCTAATCAACGAGGGGAACATCGGACTGATCAAGGCCGCAAAACGGTTCGACTGGACGCGTGGGTTCAAATTCATCTCCTACGCCGTCTGGTGGATCCGGCAGGCGATTCTGCAGGCGCTGGCCGAGCAGTCGCGCATCGTCCGGCTTCCGCTCAACCGCGTGGGCACACTGCACAAAATCGGCAAAGTGTCCTCGTCGCTCGAGCAGGAGTACGGCCGCGAACCGTCGCCCGAGGAAATCGCGAACGAGTTGGAGCTTTCGGAAGCCGAAGTTTCCGACACGCTCAAGATTTCCAATTCGCATCTGTCGCTGGATGCGCCGTTTTCGGTGTCGGAAGACAACAGTCTGATCGACGTGCTCGAAGATGAATTCCAGCCCGCTCCCGATGAAGCGCTCCTCGACCAGTCCCTGCGACTGGAAATCGAGAAAGCGCTCGACACGCTCACGCCACGTGAGGCGGAGGTGATCAATCTGTATTTCGGGCTTAATCATGAAAAGCCGTTAACCCTCGAAGAGATTGGCGCCCGCTTTAATCTCACCCGCGAACGTGTCCGTCAGATCAAAGAGAAAGCGATCCGCCGCTTGCGGCATGCCTCGCGTTCTCGCAGCCTCCGGGCCTATCTGACCTAA